Proteins encoded together in one Cicer arietinum cultivar CDC Frontier isolate Library 1 chromosome 4, Cicar.CDCFrontier_v2.0, whole genome shotgun sequence window:
- the LOC101509938 gene encoding uncharacterized protein isoform X1, whose protein sequence is MGTFCGETQSVDHKHVIEEDHKCSKKMEVDEGLNLNTVACLRGRLLAERHASKVAKEKAESMANKLVELEKLLKEEIKLRDKAERKLKYLKKKVESFCISSKSRQLGHSDSSEKSENSCGSSSISSNSKYSEPKNPSLTQNVEPNHNVTKDCDSQITDSFSSNYSENGYSSSPQILSQNPNPNSESEDLKNDGSRLSNLSTKSSVTENESDHLDSFDNSLALVPVNMTATFQAKSNHKPVNGSVFEALDALRVAKEKLQSSLGTRQMIHVGLI, encoded by the exons ATGGGTACTTTCTGTGGTGAAACTCAAAGTGTAGATCATAAACATGTTATAGAGGAGGACCACAAATGCAG CAAGAAAATGGAAGTAGATGAAGGTTTGAATTTGAACACTGTGGCATGTTTAAGAGGGAGGTTATTAGCAGAAAGACATGCTTCAAAAGTAGCTAAGGAAAAAGCAGAATCAATGGCAAACAAG TTGGTTGAATTGGAAAAATTGCTTAaagaagagatcaaattaaGAGATAAAGCAGAGAGAAAgcttaaatatttaaagaaaaaagttgAATCTTTCTGTATATCTTCCAAATCAAGACAATTGGGGCATTCTGATTCATCAGAAAAAAGTGAAAATTCTTGTGGGTCATCATCAATTAGTTCAAATTCCAAATATTCAGAACCAAAAAATCCATCTTTGACACAAAATGTTGAGCCAAATCACAATGTTACAAAAGATTGTGATTCTCAGATTACTGATAGTTTCAGCAGTAATTATTCAGAAAATGGATATTCTTCTTCTCCACAAATTCTTAGCCAGAATCCAAATCCAAATTCTGAGtctgaagatttgaagaatgatGGAAGCAG GCTTTCTAATTTAAGCACAAAATCATCAGTGACAGAGAATGAGAGTGATCATTTAGATTCCTTTGATAATTCTTTGGCATTAGTTCCTGTGAATATGACAGCAACATTTCAAGCTAAGAGTAATCACAAACCAGTTAATGGAAGTGTTTTTGAAGCTCTAGATGCATTAAGGGTTGCTAAAGAAAAACTTCAAAGTTCATTGGGAACAAGACAAATGATTCATGTTGGCCTAATTTAA
- the LOC101509938 gene encoding uncharacterized protein isoform X2 → MQKMEVDEGLNLNTVACLRGRLLAERHASKVAKEKAESMANKLVELEKLLKEEIKLRDKAERKLKYLKKKVESFCISSKSRQLGHSDSSEKSENSCGSSSISSNSKYSEPKNPSLTQNVEPNHNVTKDCDSQITDSFSSNYSENGYSSSPQILSQNPNPNSESEDLKNDGSRLSNLSTKSSVTENESDHLDSFDNSLALVPVNMTATFQAKSNHKPVNGSVFEALDALRVAKEKLQSSLGTRQMIHVGLI, encoded by the exons ATGCAG AAAATGGAAGTAGATGAAGGTTTGAATTTGAACACTGTGGCATGTTTAAGAGGGAGGTTATTAGCAGAAAGACATGCTTCAAAAGTAGCTAAGGAAAAAGCAGAATCAATGGCAAACAAG TTGGTTGAATTGGAAAAATTGCTTAaagaagagatcaaattaaGAGATAAAGCAGAGAGAAAgcttaaatatttaaagaaaaaagttgAATCTTTCTGTATATCTTCCAAATCAAGACAATTGGGGCATTCTGATTCATCAGAAAAAAGTGAAAATTCTTGTGGGTCATCATCAATTAGTTCAAATTCCAAATATTCAGAACCAAAAAATCCATCTTTGACACAAAATGTTGAGCCAAATCACAATGTTACAAAAGATTGTGATTCTCAGATTACTGATAGTTTCAGCAGTAATTATTCAGAAAATGGATATTCTTCTTCTCCACAAATTCTTAGCCAGAATCCAAATCCAAATTCTGAGtctgaagatttgaagaatgatGGAAGCAG GCTTTCTAATTTAAGCACAAAATCATCAGTGACAGAGAATGAGAGTGATCATTTAGATTCCTTTGATAATTCTTTGGCATTAGTTCCTGTGAATATGACAGCAACATTTCAAGCTAAGAGTAATCACAAACCAGTTAATGGAAGTGTTTTTGAAGCTCTAGATGCATTAAGGGTTGCTAAAGAAAAACTTCAAAGTTCATTGGGAACAAGACAAATGATTCATGTTGGCCTAATTTAA